Genomic window (Vampirovibrionales bacterium):
GATGATGGTGTCATCAAGTCGATTGAGAAACTCGGGACGGAAGGTCTTTTTCATTTCTTCCATCACGATGTCTTTCATCTTGTCGTAGCGGGCCTCGGCGTCACTGGTGGCCGGCGAGAAGCCCAGCGGATTGGGGTTCTCGATGCCGCGCGCGCCAACGTTGCTGGTCATAATCACGATGGTGTTTTTGAAGTCGACTGAGCGGCCTTTGGAGTCGGTCAGACGCCCGTCGTCGAGAATTTGCAGCAGGACGTTAAAGACGTCGGGGTGAGCTTTTTCGATTTCATCGAACAGCACGACGGAATACGGCTTGCGGCGCACCTGCTCGGTCAACTGGCCGCCTTCCTGAAAGCCCACGTAGCCGGGAGGCGAGCCAATCAGCTTGCTGACCGTGTGACGCTCCATGAATTCGGACATATCCACGCGGATGACGTTGTCTTCTGAGCCAAAGAGATATTCTGCCAGGGTTTTGGCCAGCTCGGTCTTGCCGACGCCGGTCGGGCCGCTGAAGATAAATGAGCCAATGGGACGATTGGGATTCTTCAGCCCCACTCGCGCGCGACGAATCGCCTTACAGATCGAGGTCACGGCGTCGTGCTGGCCGATAACCCGCTCATGCAGCGTATCTTCCATCTTCAGGAGTTTTTCGGACTCGCTCTCGGTGAGCTTGGCAACCGGAATGCCCGTCCAACTGCTGATAATGGCGGCGATATGCTCTTCGGTGACTTCGATTTTCTGGTCTTCGACGTGTTTTTTCCACTCGTCGGCCATTTCGCGGATTTTATCGCGTAATTCGGACTCCTGATCGCGCAGATCGCTGGCTTTTTCGAAGTCCTGCTTGCGGATGGACTCTTCTTTTTCGCGGACGATGCCCTTGAGGTCTTTTTCCAGCGCCTTGCCTTCCGGCGGGAGCGCGCTGGCGTTGAGCCGCACGCGCGAGCTGGCCTCGTCGATCAAATCCACGGCCTTATCCGGCAAAAACCGATCCGAAATATAGCGAGACGACAATTTTGCAGCCGCTTCGAGCGCGCCATCGGAAATCACCAGTTTGTGGTGCTGCTCGTATTTTTCGCGCAAGCCGCGCAGGATTTCGATGGTTTCTTCCACCGAAGGCTCTTCGACCATGACCGGCTGAAAACGGCGTTCGAGGGCGGCGTCTTTCTCGATGTGCTTACGGTATTCGCTGATGGTGGTCGCGCCGATACACTGAATTTCGCCGCGCGAGAGCGCCGGCTTGAGGATATTGGCGGCGTCAATCGCGCCTTCTGCGGCCCCAGCGCCAATCAGGGTGTGCAGTTCGTCAATCACCAGAATAATATTGCCAGCCTGGCGAATTTCATCCATGACCTTTTTGAGACGCTCTTCAAATTCGCCGCGATATTTGGTGCCGGCGACCAGCAGGCCGATGTCGAGCTGGACGATTTTACGGTCCACCAGAATATCGGGAATATCGCCGTTGACGATGCGTTGCGCCAGACCTTCGGCGATTGCCGTCTTACCGACGCCGGGTTCTCCGATCAGCACCGGGTTGTTTTTGGTGCGGCGGCCCAGAATCTGGATAACGCGGTCGATTTCCTTCTCGCGACCGACCACCGGGTCGAGGCGCATTTCTTGCGCGGCGAGGGTCAGGTTTTGCGAAAACTCATCCAGCGTAGGCGTCTTGCTGCGCCCCGGCGCGGACGAACCAGACGCGCTGCCGCGGGTCTCGCCCAGCATGCGGATGACATTACTGCGCACCTTGCTGAGATCCACGCCCAGATTTTCGAGAACGCGCGCAGCGACGCCTTCGCCTTCACGAATCAGGCCCAGAAGCAGATGCTCGGTGCCGATGTAGTTATGACCCAACTGGCGAGCCTCGTCCCACGAGAGTTCCAGCACCCGTTTGGCGCGCGGGGTAAACGGGATTTCGACCGCAACGAAGCCGCTGCCGCGTCCGATAATTTTTTCGACTTCGGCGCGGGCTTCCTTGAGGTTAACGCCCATGCCTTTAAGGGTTTTAGCCGCGATGCCGGTGCCTTCGCCAATCAGGCCCAGCAGAATCTGCTCGGTGCCCACGAAGTTGTGGCCCAGCCGCCGGGCTTCTTCCTGCGCCAGCATAATGACTTTAATGGCTTTTTCGGTAAACCGTTCAAACATGGCGGCCTCGCGCTCTCTTCTTGATTTGACGATAGGTGATAACAGGGTCGGGTTCGGTGAAACAGCGCATCATGCGCCGGATCGCGTCGCGCGGCCCGGATGGGCGCATCAGGACCATGACGCTTCCTTTGCCTATGGTAACCGAAGGGGGATCCGGCGACAATAGCAAACGCCTGCGACACGCCAGATGGAGGAGGGCAGCCCGGGCCCCGGGTTCAGTCGCAGGGAGCCGCCTGGAGGGAGCGCTTCGAAAAATCCAACGGGAAGACGCCCACGCAAAACGGGGTCGTTTCCGACCCCGTAATGACGTCTGTAAGCGCGCTTGAAGCGGCTTA
Coding sequences:
- a CDS encoding ATP-dependent Clp protease ATP-binding subunit; translated protein: MFERFTEKAIKVIMLAQEEARRLGHNFVGTEQILLGLIGEGTGIAAKTLKGMGVNLKEARAEVEKIIGRGSGFVAVEIPFTPRAKRVLELSWDEARQLGHNYIGTEHLLLGLIREGEGVAARVLENLGVDLSKVRSNVIRMLGETRGSASGSSAPGRSKTPTLDEFSQNLTLAAQEMRLDPVVGREKEIDRVIQILGRRTKNNPVLIGEPGVGKTAIAEGLAQRIVNGDIPDILVDRKIVQLDIGLLVAGTKYRGEFEERLKKVMDEIRQAGNIILVIDELHTLIGAGAAEGAIDAANILKPALSRGEIQCIGATTISEYRKHIEKDAALERRFQPVMVEEPSVEETIEILRGLREKYEQHHKLVISDGALEAAAKLSSRYISDRFLPDKAVDLIDEASSRVRLNASALPPEGKALEKDLKGIVREKEESIRKQDFEKASDLRDQESELRDKIREMADEWKKHVEDQKIEVTEEHIAAIISSWTGIPVAKLTESESEKLLKMEDTLHERVIGQHDAVTSICKAIRRARVGLKNPNRPIGSFIFSGPTGVGKTELAKTLAEYLFGSEDNVIRVDMSEFMERHTVSKLIGSPPGYVGFQEGGQLTEQVRRKPYSVVLFDEIEKAHPDVFNVLLQILDDGRLTDSKGRSVDFKNTIVIMTSNVGARGIENPNPLGFSPATSDAEARYDKMKDIVMEEMKKTFRPEFLNRLDDTIIFHQLTREEIRRIVDIMLADVTKRMSQQGMTLILTDEVKDALSKEGYSPSYGARPLRRVIQRRIEDELTDQLLMGHFKEGDTVRATLEDKKIVFEKSASAEPPATDETAEKPEKSEKSDPPATAAAGAPEGK